Within Eggerthella sp. YY7918, the genomic segment ATGCAGTTCGCGCGCACGACGTCGAAACGCCTTTTTGATCTCATCCTCGTTTGCATCGCGCGAAACGCCCAGTACTTCATACAGATCTTTAGCCATCTGTCTGTAAAACCTTTCCTCGCGTGACTCAACCGGCGCTCACGGCGCCGCTTCATCTTCTCTCGTGTTTACACATCTTCCAATGCGGCGCTTGCAATGCGTACCGCACGTATCACTTTCGAATAATCCATACGGGTCGGTCCGATGACCGCCACAACCCCGGCCGATTCACCGCGTCCATAGCGGTTGGCAACAACCGAAACGCCCGCAAGCTGCGCCGCTTCGTTCTCGCGCCCGATGCGAACGGTCGGCCCCGACTCTGCCGCGGCATCGTCAAGAATATGCAGCAGCACCGTCTCGTCCTCAAGCACTTGCATAACCGGCAAAAGCGCCTGCGACTGGCTGAATTCAGGCTTTGTCAGAAGTGAACTCACTCCCAGACGATGTGCGCGGGAAAGCTCGCTTTCCTGTAAGCACGACAACACCTCATCCAGCACCATACGTACCAGAGGGTCGCGAAACGCCTCAATCATACCCTGCCCAAGACCGTCTTCAATTTCGTGAAGCGTCTTGCCGGCAAAGACATCGCTTAAAAAGTGCTGCACTCGAGCAAGGTCCTCCGAAGAAACCTCTTCGCCAAATTCCATTTGTCGATTGAATACCTGGCCATCCTCGGTCACCAACACCACAAGTGCTCGCGTGGGAATAAGCGAGATAAGCGACAGCTGTTTAATATGGAGGTTCAGAACCGAGGGTGCAAGCACGATAGACAAACAATCAGTCA encodes:
- the hrcA gene encoding heat-inducible transcriptional repressor HrcA, encoding MLSDRRQRVLAALIEEYVARALPVGSRTLTERYHLGVSPATVRNELSVLEDGGYITQPHTSAGRIPTDHGYRAFVDNLLETDLMADDARYRPVVDELRQSASELDALLEQTSSALMRLTDCLSIVLAPSVLNLHIKQLSLISLIPTRALVVLVTEDGQVFNRQMEFGEEVSSEDLARVQHFLSDVFAGKTLHEIEDGLGQGMIEAFRDPLVRMVLDEVLSCLQESELSRAHRLGVSSLLTKPEFSQSQALLPVMQVLEDETVLLHILDDAAAESGPTVRIGRENEAAQLAGVSVVANRYGRGESAGVVAVIGPTRMDYSKVIRAVRIASAALEDV